A window of bacterium contains these coding sequences:
- a CDS encoding DNA translocase FtsK 4TM domain-containing protein, giving the protein MLRNEIKREIRGVVFLALAVFLILALFGYDRLDPSFNVSSDRIKVENYAGPVGAYSSDILFLFFGLVAFALPVFLLIAAFGDFMQRQVDAVYTKFIGTVLLIPTLCGFLDVFVYQWQTYARLPNGALTAFPMEAGGWIGESLNSLLQANVGYAGALLVLATTGLLALLLVVHLSLGKMVFLVSQRLAEFVRGFRTGIRKKIDTEIRTRERRKVIQKHIERIEQQTPVAPPPKAKKEKIDTKKKEPVMTHAVPSKTEEEPIQLDFRDMSENFILPPLTLLEAPTGEVNVDKKELMERSKVITSKLAEFAIAGSVTEIHPGPIVTTFEFKPEAGIKYSKIVSMTNDLCLALKAESIRIDRLAGQATIGIEVPNRTRETIFLREIIGSQVFQQTTSPLTLGLGKMIHGEVYVSDLMKMPHLLIAGSTNAGKSVAINAMLCSILYKATPDEVKMILIDPKRLELSLYEDIPHLLVPVVVEPKLASNALKWAVLEMEERYRLLASFNVRNIAQFNQIFLDENLQANLTDEQRKQLKPLHYIVVVVDELADLMITCGAEVEESIQRLAQMARAVGIHLIVATQRPSVDVITGVIKANFPCRIAFRLPSGHDSKTILDTKGAEQLLGMGDMLFIAPMSSRLMRIHGAFVTEREIQRLTKFWFRQSKPHYNDEILREPEAKVEIDDFHDELYSEAIRVVITSGQASVSNLQRRLRLGYGRAARMIDRMQAEGIVGPADGSRPREILVKSDYLERMQV; this is encoded by the coding sequence ATGCTTCGCAACGAGATCAAGCGAGAGATCCGTGGTGTGGTCTTTTTAGCCCTTGCGGTATTTCTCATTCTCGCGCTCTTTGGTTATGACCGCCTGGATCCTTCTTTCAACGTCAGCTCCGATCGAATCAAGGTTGAAAACTACGCCGGACCGGTGGGTGCTTACAGCTCCGATATTCTCTTCCTTTTCTTCGGGCTGGTAGCCTTTGCGCTCCCCGTTTTTCTGCTGATTGCCGCGTTCGGCGATTTTATGCAGCGCCAGGTCGATGCGGTCTATACGAAGTTTATCGGAACAGTTCTGTTGATTCCTACTCTGTGCGGCTTTTTGGACGTGTTTGTTTATCAGTGGCAAACGTATGCCCGGTTGCCGAACGGCGCCCTTACTGCCTTTCCTATGGAGGCAGGCGGATGGATCGGGGAGTCCTTAAATTCCTTGCTCCAAGCCAACGTTGGATATGCCGGCGCCTTGCTCGTTCTGGCCACTACGGGATTACTGGCATTGCTTCTGGTTGTGCATCTTTCGCTGGGCAAAATGGTCTTTCTCGTAAGCCAGCGATTGGCCGAGTTCGTGCGTGGATTTCGAACTGGGATCCGGAAAAAGATTGATACGGAAATTAGAACGAGAGAGCGCCGAAAAGTAATTCAGAAACACATTGAACGGATTGAGCAACAGACTCCCGTTGCTCCGCCACCCAAGGCAAAGAAAGAAAAGATCGATACTAAAAAGAAAGAACCGGTCATGACTCATGCGGTTCCTTCCAAAACGGAAGAGGAGCCGATACAACTCGATTTTCGCGACATGAGCGAGAACTTCATCCTGCCTCCTCTCACGCTGCTCGAAGCCCCCACAGGTGAGGTGAATGTTGACAAAAAGGAGTTGATGGAAAGATCCAAGGTAATCACAAGCAAACTTGCCGAATTTGCAATCGCGGGTTCGGTAACAGAAATCCATCCCGGTCCCATCGTCACTACGTTTGAGTTCAAGCCAGAAGCTGGAATCAAGTACAGCAAAATTGTGAGCATGACAAACGATCTTTGCCTCGCTCTAAAAGCGGAATCGATCCGGATTGATCGCCTGGCCGGACAGGCAACGATTGGTATCGAAGTCCCCAATCGAACAAGAGAAACAATCTTTTTGAGGGAAATCATCGGTTCGCAAGTCTTTCAGCAAACCACTTCCCCGCTTACTCTCGGGCTCGGTAAGATGATCCACGGAGAAGTGTACGTATCGGACTTGATGAAAATGCCGCACCTGTTGATCGCTGGCTCCACAAATGCCGGAAAGAGCGTCGCAATCAATGCAATGTTGTGCAGCATTCTCTATAAAGCGACTCCTGATGAAGTGAAGATGATTTTGATCGATCCGAAACGGCTGGAGCTGAGTTTGTATGAAGACATTCCTCATCTTCTCGTTCCGGTTGTTGTGGAACCGAAGCTCGCTTCGAACGCCTTGAAATGGGCGGTCCTGGAAATGGAAGAACGCTATCGTCTCCTTGCAAGTTTTAATGTGCGAAATATTGCGCAGTTCAATCAAATATTCCTGGATGAAAATCTCCAGGCAAATTTAACAGACGAACAAAGAAAACAACTGAAACCGCTGCACTACATTGTCGTTGTTGTGGATGAACTTGCGGATCTCATGATCACGTGCGGAGCAGAAGTGGAAGAATCCATTCAGCGGCTTGCTCAAATGGCGCGGGCTGTTGGAATCCATTTAATCGTAGCCACGCAAAGACCATCAGTGGATGTGATTACCGGCGTAATCAAAGCAAATTTCCCATGCCGCATCGCTTTCCGGCTGCCGTCCGGGCATGATTCAAAAACAATTCTCGATACAAAAGGCGCCGAGCAGCTTCTCGGGATGGGGGATATGCTGTTCATTGCTCCGATGAGCTCCCGTCTTATGCGAATTCACGGAGCGTTCGTAACTGAGCGGGAAATTCAAAGATTGACGAAGTTCTGGTTCCGTCAGAGCAAGCCACATTACAATGACGAAATCTTAAGAGAGCCGGAAGCAAAAGTGGAAATAGATGATTTCCATGATGAACTGTACTCCGAAGCGATTCGCGTGGTGATTACTTCCGGCCAGGCATCAGTATCAAACTTGCAGCGCCGTCTCCGGCTCGGTTACGGGCGCGCGGCTCGAATGATTGACCGCATGCAGGCTGAAGGAATCGTGGGTCCCGCAGATGGCAGTCGCCCCCGGGAAATCCTGGTGAAATCGGATTACCTGGAGCGAATGCAGGTGTAG
- a CDS encoding glutaredoxin family protein translates to MSPKSSLRLRIYSKPDCHLCEEAKHVLDKVAAEFHATVEVIDIEQDKEAYEKYSDEIPVIFVDDVKLFKYRVDEKKLRKVLSKVARTSRLR, encoded by the coding sequence TTGTCGCCAAAATCTAGTTTGCGGTTGCGCATCTATTCCAAACCGGACTGTCATCTGTGCGAAGAAGCGAAACACGTTCTGGATAAGGTGGCAGCAGAATTTCACGCAACGGTGGAAGTGATTGACATTGAGCAGGACAAAGAAGCGTATGAGAAGTACAGTGACGAAATACCGGTGATTTTTGTTGACGATGTGAAGCTGTTCAAGTACAGAGTGGATGAAAAGAAGCTTCGGAAGGTCTTAAGCAAAGTAGCGCGGACGTCCCGTCTGCGCTAA
- a CDS encoding zf-HC2 domain-containing protein: protein MLSRIYSKQIGSCEWIQDRFSGYVDGIIGESERLQVHEHLKYCDLCSDELDQFCKTLSLLADFREECMPAAIQNYRLPRSTFVEIFPSIRKERPPLTLDMLFPYVCAFILLFVVLSTWDMREKYDFHQRYNASNYVEVVAKI from the coding sequence ATGCTGTCAAGGATTTATTCTAAACAAATCGGTTCGTGCGAGTGGATCCAGGATCGGTTTTCCGGATATGTGGATGGCATAATCGGCGAATCGGAAAGGCTGCAGGTGCACGAGCATCTCAAGTATTGTGATCTGTGCAGCGATGAGCTGGATCAATTCTGCAAAACGCTCTCTTTACTTGCGGATTTTCGCGAAGAATGCATGCCCGCGGCCATTCAAAACTACCGCTTACCGCGCTCCACTTTCGTAGAAATTTTTCCCAGTATCCGTAAAGAGAGACCTCCCCTTACACTGGATATGCTGTTTCCTTACGTCTGTGCCTTCATCCTTCTATTCGTGGTCCTCTCCACATGGGATATGAGGGAAAAGTACGATTTCCATCAGCGTTACAACGCTTCTAATTACGTAGAAGTTGTCGCCAAAATCTAG
- a CDS encoding sigma-70 family RNA polymerase sigma factor: MSPFSKAASLPIAAFEVDEETAAARSQAVFVSELQAGDEKAFEVLVAEFERPIVRFLYRYLGNLEEAKEVCQDVFIKVFRGLPRFQNHCSLKTWIYRITLNTVLNEKRRWYQRLKDRFMGLEGISQTKFDSLPDPEMSLTMSERCRRVNLALRKLRPDHRAILVLRDLEGLSYQEITAALDLNIGTVKSRLARARQEMKDAVKDLF; encoded by the coding sequence ATGAGCCCATTTAGCAAGGCCGCGTCTCTACCGATTGCCGCATTCGAAGTGGATGAGGAAACCGCTGCTGCTCGAAGTCAGGCCGTATTTGTGAGTGAGCTTCAGGCGGGAGACGAGAAAGCTTTTGAGGTGCTTGTAGCCGAGTTCGAACGTCCGATCGTTCGGTTCCTTTACAGGTACCTTGGGAATCTGGAGGAAGCAAAAGAAGTCTGTCAGGATGTGTTCATCAAAGTTTTCCGGGGCTTGCCTCGCTTTCAGAATCATTGTTCGTTGAAAACATGGATTTATCGAATCACTTTGAACACCGTTTTGAATGAAAAGAGACGGTGGTATCAGCGGTTAAAGGATCGTTTCATGGGATTGGAAGGCATCTCTCAAACGAAGTTTGATTCCTTGCCTGATCCAGAAATGTCGCTAACCATGAGTGAGCGGTGCCGGCGCGTCAACCTGGCGCTACGCAAACTGCGTCCGGATCATCGTGCGATCCTTGTTCTGCGCGATCTGGAAGGGCTGAGCTATCAGGAAATTACTGCAGCTCTCGACTTGAACATCGGAACGGTCAAGTCCCGTCTCGCCCGCGCCAGACAGGAGATGAAAGATGCTGTCAAGGATTTATTCTAA
- a CDS encoding LON peptidase substrate-binding domain-containing protein: MQPDVVAVFPLPNVVFFPQTNLPLHIFEPRYCEMVKETIENQQMIGMFLLQPGWQDDYYGNPPIFSIGCAGELSYVENLPEGKYNIVLRGITRIRALETVQEIPYRKVRVHILPDKVEAGEAEVKTVKKSLLRNFGTFAKHMQNLDASLIQDSDLIEMVNLIASVLPLDIEEKRRLLELDDAYLRAMAVDEHLSGAVAVLRLTANFSHLRPTDPNIN; the protein is encoded by the coding sequence ATGCAGCCGGACGTCGTTGCAGTTTTTCCTCTACCCAACGTTGTTTTTTTTCCGCAGACCAATCTTCCGCTTCACATTTTTGAGCCACGTTATTGTGAAATGGTAAAAGAAACCATTGAAAATCAGCAAATGATCGGGATGTTTCTGCTTCAACCGGGCTGGCAGGACGATTACTATGGAAATCCTCCCATCTTTTCCATTGGCTGCGCGGGAGAGCTCTCCTACGTTGAAAATCTTCCGGAAGGGAAATACAACATCGTTTTGCGGGGAATTACACGCATCAGAGCTTTGGAGACTGTGCAGGAAATTCCTTATCGCAAAGTTCGAGTTCATATTTTGCCGGATAAGGTCGAAGCAGGGGAAGCTGAGGTGAAGACCGTAAAGAAATCTTTGCTGAGGAACTTCGGAACTTTCGCAAAGCATATGCAAAATCTGGATGCCTCCTTGATTCAGGATTCTGATCTGATCGAGATGGTGAATTTGATTGCCAGCGTCCTTCCTCTGGATATTGAGGAAAAACGCCGTCTTTTGGAACTGGACGATGCCTATCTTCGGGCTATGGCCGTCGACGAACATCTGTCCGGTGCTGTAGCGGTCCTCAGACTTACGGCAAATTTCAGCCATCTTCGCCCCACCGACCCCAACATTAATTAA
- a CDS encoding glycosyltransferase family 2 protein, translating to MIWVWFSFAMVLILEGLFSFVQTIRFRHFFLREVFNPTEQNATRWPKVALLAPCRGMDVGLRENIHSWFALDYPDFKVFFIVDSDLDPVVPLLQEFGSGEILIAGKANESGQKVHNLQYAIQQLPAEYEVFAFIDSDCSVKIDWLRTLVLRLLLHPDHAATGYRWFTNSGNFGSTLRAAWNSSVLTLYKENSARNFAWGGATAILRETFQSARVFDFWKGSLSDDYSLTRAMQTSNRRVEFVPGALAFTHDSIRLPEFLRWSFRQLLITRIYYPRLWGAAFLFHSVWIAWIVTGFFFPGYFWPTFFALQLIQSLKADLRCRCVGAVQKLALHQRIYFWVIGPVVGLCNFGLLLSTIFTRTIRWRNVEYVLLGQNRLIIRHR from the coding sequence ATGATATGGGTCTGGTTTTCGTTTGCAATGGTCCTGATTTTGGAGGGTCTGTTCTCTTTTGTCCAGACGATTCGTTTTCGGCATTTTTTTCTTCGTGAAGTGTTCAATCCAACCGAACAAAATGCCACGCGTTGGCCGAAAGTGGCTTTGCTTGCGCCTTGCAGGGGAATGGATGTTGGTCTTCGCGAGAATATACACTCGTGGTTCGCGCTGGACTATCCGGATTTCAAAGTCTTCTTCATTGTGGATTCCGATCTGGATCCTGTCGTGCCCCTTCTTCAAGAGTTTGGTTCAGGCGAAATCTTGATTGCCGGCAAAGCAAACGAATCGGGGCAGAAGGTGCATAATTTGCAGTATGCGATTCAGCAGCTCCCGGCTGAATACGAAGTATTTGCTTTCATTGATTCGGATTGTTCCGTGAAAATTGATTGGCTTCGTACCCTTGTTTTGCGGCTTCTACTGCATCCGGATCATGCGGCAACGGGCTACAGATGGTTCACAAATAGCGGAAATTTCGGTTCCACTTTGCGCGCAGCCTGGAATTCCAGCGTACTGACTCTGTACAAAGAAAACAGCGCGCGAAATTTTGCATGGGGTGGCGCAACCGCGATTCTGAGGGAAACTTTTCAATCCGCGCGCGTATTCGATTTTTGGAAAGGTTCCCTGAGTGATGATTACAGTCTGACGCGGGCGATGCAGACCTCAAACAGAAGAGTAGAGTTTGTTCCGGGCGCTCTTGCATTTACGCATGATTCCATTCGGCTTCCGGAATTCCTTCGCTGGAGTTTTCGCCAGCTTTTGATCACTCGTATCTACTATCCCCGGCTTTGGGGAGCAGCCTTTCTCTTCCATTCTGTCTGGATTGCCTGGATCGTAACCGGTTTCTTTTTTCCAGGCTATTTTTGGCCAACTTTTTTTGCTCTGCAGTTGATCCAGTCGCTGAAAGCTGATCTTCGTTGCCGCTGCGTCGGGGCTGTGCAGAAACTTGCTCTCCATCAGCGAATTTATTTCTGGGTTATCGGTCCAGTGGTGGGATTGTGTAATTTTGGGCTACTTTTGTCGACCATTTTCACCCGTACAATCAGATGGAGAAATGTTGAGTACGTCCTTTTGGGCCAAAACCGGCTAATCATTCGTCATCGTTGA